In the genome of Rhopalosiphum padi isolate XX-2018 chromosome 1, ASM2088224v1, whole genome shotgun sequence, the window ACAAAACGCAAGCACATCCCAAACAATAGAATATTGTACACTCAGAAGGCCAGAAGTCTACACGGTCTTAtaggttttaatataatttcgtgtttttaaattttatattctatacttaCCGTCGCCGCAGAACGTGCTTTATCAAGTTCATTTTATCTTCAGTaggtaaaatatgtatgtatatatatatattattttataagaacgTGTGATTTCTTTCACTTTGCGCCCGAGCACGTTATTAACTCGACCGTATAGGTcacacatattatgttaaccGCACGTATGGTAACTGTTGTGTACGCCACTTTAGTATATAGAGCATCATCATCCGCactaaaacaaacataaaatgcTATGTCCCAACGTGATAGACTAACGTCGATAATTAACCGCAGATGTGTGTCAAAGGGTCGTATCACTCGTATCAGATGActtttatagctatatatatatatatatatatatattatatactaatatattattattatagtatttatcatTACACAcattgcgtataataatattatgataatacatcGGTTTTCGGGCAGACGGATGGTATAATGTGGTGGTCGCGGCGAAATCCGACACTCGTACCCGGAATACGCGAGTACTCACGGTGCAGAGGACatgtccaataataataataataattgtaaattctgCAAAATAATTCAATTCTTCATGTATATAATGTTGTCTTTATCATTACAACACACTCGTTTGTAGCGGTAAAGGGAGGGGAATTAGGCGCGTAAAATGGAATACTTTGTTTTGAATATAGGACGACTGTACAGACGACGATTCGCAGTCGTCcgtataaaatcaaaatgtgaTTTGTTCGATGGACGACCGTACTAATTTATCgtttttgaatttgtttacGCAGATTACATACATGATTACGTGAAGCATTACGTCAAGGATAGTAACATCCAAGGTGAGCAACTGcctatatagaattataaatttattataaacatagttaATAGAGTCATAAGcggtttttgaatattattaaatatatattaatagtatggAAATTTGTTTCTGTTCCGTGTGCAGATGTGCTACAAGAGTTGGAGAGCCTGAAATCGTTGATAATTTGGTTGACGTTGCTGGTGGTCGTTGCTATCGCTTTGATGTCCATCATGTTGGCGTTCGTTTGGAAACGCGAGAGGAAAATACCGAAGCTTAAGAACGGAGGCAAAGattcatatttcaaaaaaaaattggctttcttaaaggtatatactatatacaatatgatttattatatactattgtaatttaCAATAGATACCgtgaaaaaataaccaaaaaatattaccGCATAGGCAGGTAGGTACTGAGAAGTGAGAATACGTGATGGGAAAAAACCTCTTTATTGTCTCCCATTTTTTTTTCCTCTGAAATGTATACTAACACGCCTGAGAAGGGTGTGTCgtgttattattctatttttctcGGCAtcgcataatatataagaatgtataaaatgtatatttttattccgtCTGGTGCAGGTATACGTGTTTCAAATGTGTTTAGCTCGGGGACGTGACGTTCACATCATTATACGGAGAGGAGGCATATATCGTTGTAATTATATATCCATTGGAACCTGGtggcgtatattgtatattatgaagtATCACGAAGTGCATGCATATATACAGGTGTTATGTGCTGTAATCGTGTTTTTATGGTCTTTTGTAACGCATATATTGGTAGTCTCCGTTCCTCTCCCGGAATGGTAGCCGCTTCTATAAGACTTCTCCCGATAATGGTTTGTCGTTAAATCGCGATTATTGTTTTCATGGCGTATGTTAATGCGTTACACGAATCGGTCGGAGAAaaatgaaattacatttttttaaacgaaaaatttaACAACGTTGAGTTCCAATTTTGCCTTGAGGCGCAATGTCGTCGACGACAAATcaaataacgaataataatgCCCCTAGCTAAAACCAAGTGTATTACACAATTTACGcatatgaatataattgtataataattacttggttttataaatttcaatgttAATAGAATCACAATAACAgtcatagttatatattaatatattattacacttatacATACCTaggaaattataaaatgtctCGTCAGTTATAATCGTCGAGGGACGCGATCGGAAAcgtaatagatttttaatgttaatataataagtagttaTCAAAAAGCACGTCTCaagaatttatacataatataatattatatacattatttaagtcGTCAATCGATATTCTCGTCGTTAACCCGAACAGTTCttaaatacatactattattacctatattagtataatattatatagtactattGATAATCACGGAAATATTAAACCTATATCATTCAGTCATCGGCctcaaattttaatacatacatgtatatcattgtacatattttataacatatgtaTACGTCGTACAATATGCTTcacttaaataatgatatattattgtattgatgtTCTCGTATCGTGGGATGTTTACGGTTATTATCGAGTTGTGTTTGCAATATATGTCGtttcgatgaaaaaaaaaaagccgatgtaacgtataatatttacacattgcgtgtatatatataacaataataatatttcgaaacGAGTGCGTACAGTGCCAGTTGTAGGTATataggaatataaaatataagtcattaatatgtatgtcatatatatatatattgtgtgtaatgTATGTGTACAATAAACAGTATATGCCCATTCGTAGGCGGTTTTTTCCGTCTGCGAAATCTGAATGtagcaataattgtatactatcattattatagatCGAAATCCGTTTAGAAAAAAACTCTTCGCTCGTCGTTTTGCGGCGTTGTAcaattaaattgcattattatataatatagtgttatacttatcaattataatatatatttgaagctcttattaaataaacagtatatatatatacattatataaattattatcaaataatattggcTTTTCTCAGCATAGTTTGACGCGGCCCCGCGCAAAGACCGTTTGAATTCAAACCATACTGTACGCGACACACCGCCTTTTCGCCGTACCGTGCCCACCGTAAATATACCATTTTCTCTTTTTTCTTCACATTggtgttttttttgtatttttgccTACAAATAAAGCCCCCTTCGTACCCAAAGACTTGTgcttctttatttaatttttccccCGTGCTCCCTGTGTGCCGTTCAACCACCATCCGACGCGACCTCACCATCACATAGTGACAACCGTAGGTACGCGTCAAGTTTTAATCCAAACATTCAATtctaattaattcatataatatagcataCCTAAGGCCTAAGCAGTAAGTATACATATcaaaataatcttataaatgTCTTAGATTAATATAAGGTTTCAGTCTATGCATGGTAGTATACACTGATTTTCATAATAAGACTACTCCCGACCAAGTCAAGTCAACTGATAACCGTATATAACCACTACAACGACATacctaaaatatacatttctgtatattatgacaaattaaaattatacggtGTTTGTACcaattttttggttattttattaatttgaccgaagtacctatagatatatataacctctaagtatattgttataaacactcaaaattaaaaaaactcgaAGGTTATTTAATTACACTGGTCGCACTCGCCGTGAATACGTATACGCCATCTGAGTTGTAAGACGTTCCAATGTTCCACAGTAAGGTTCGCGTTTAATAGGACCttttttgcttttaattttatggTCTAGCTCGATTTGttatagtattaatgtatacgACGAAGCTGCTGCCGGCGACGCATCCAATTGATATATTGCAAGTGCAACATCGAATCACGCCGTGACAATGATGGTTTTAGCGGGATACTCGATCagactttaatataaaatatattcggtgtattcgtagtaaaaaatacttGGCCGTTAAAATCTCTGCCGTTTTTGACACACGCATTATATTCGTATCGTTTTGAGCATTGaaatatctacttatattttaaaataatacctatataatatatacgagcatatattatacatttaaatattatttatttttgtcatcaTCGTGTCTTATACACAATTCTAACGGCGGTTTGTGTGTTTTTGTTTTGCGTTACAGTTCAGGAACAACACGGTGAACACGGTTAGCGAAACCGTGGACAACAAGCCGTGGAcggtgacggcggcggcggcggcgacgactaTGATGGCCGCGCACACGACGGACGCCCCGAAGACGTCGTCGGCCGGATCGTCGTCCGGCAACCGGACAAGCCGCACGACCGtctcgtcgtcgtcgacgtcgTCCACGGACAAGCTGCCGTGCGAGGACGCCACGCTCGTGACGCAGGAGTTCACCGGTTACGACAACTTGGGGCTGTGCAAAGTGTCGCCGGTGCTGTGCAGCAAACCGACGGCCACGATGAAGATGTACGGCGCGACCGACACGGACCTGCTACACCGATACTCCCCCTAGCCGCCGCCCCCGCCGTCACCATCGCACCGGGCAACCGGTGGTATAGACTCGCCGTCGCCGATACGACGTGTGCCGGATTGCAGGGATGTTCGACGGGGACGCGAACGGCGAGAACCAGAACGACGACCGCCGCAGCTAGACGACGTGCGGACGACACGCGTATCAGTCGAGAAAAAAAtgaacgccgccgccgccgctgcgtAGGGTACGCCTAATAATACGCttatataccaattattattaccgGCCAAAGTTTGTGCacagtatttattttagataatttaatatcatatatgaaCTGctgtagattataatattataatggatatatTGTCTACGACCC includes:
- the LOC132922678 gene encoding uncharacterized protein LOC132922678 → MSGLSLRKPCGEKECPEYHMCQAHDLQCYPCHSYCNETSHNFDVKICQQQCQDYIHDYVKHYVKDSNIQDVLQELESLKSLIIWLTLLVVVAIALMSIMLAFVWKRERKIPKLKNGGKDSYFKKKLAFLKFRNNTVNTVSETVDNKPWTVTAAAAATTMMAAHTTDAPKTSSAGSSSGNRTSRTTVSSSSTSSTDKLPCEDATLVTQEFTGYDNLGLCKVSPVLCSKPTATMKMYGATDTDLLHRYSP